The genome window TCTTGCCAGAGCACGAATCTGCACCGCCTCGCTACGGACCCTCATGAATCATCCGGGCTAGAGTCAGGAAGAACCAGCAGAACTCCGCCTCCATCAGCCTCTCACCGTCGACTTCTGCGTTCAGCAGCTTGTAGGTCAGATTGTCGGACGGCTCGTTCTTGTAACGCTCGGCAAGCTGCATTGCGATGCCGGCCAGCTCTGCCGATGCGAGCCCTGCCTCTTCGACGTTGGTGTTGAACTCCGGATCGTCGAAGCCAATCATCTTGTTCGAAATCTCGAAGATGCGCCTGCGCTCTTCCTCGGGTGTGCCGACCAGCTCGCAGATGACCTGGAGCGGAAGTTCGGCGGCGAGATCTTCGACGAACTCGGCTTCACCGCGCGGCGCAACCGGATCGACGATGCGCTTGGCGAGATCGCGCAGATAGGCTTCCTGCTTCTGGATCATCTGCGGTGTGAAGCCGCGCTGCACGATGCGACGGAACTTCACGTGTTGCGGCGGATCCATGTTGATCATGATCAAGCGCATTCCGGCCAGCGTGGCTTCATCGCGATCCTCGATATTCGTCGCGCCCAGCGCGGACGAGTAGATCTCGGGATGCCGCGAGACGTGGCGCAGATCCTCGTACTGGGTCACACATCAGAAGCCCGGCCCCTCCTTCTCTTCGTGCCAGTAGAGCGGGTCGTGCTTGCGCAGTTCCTTGAACCAGTGGTGCGGAACCTCTCCGACAAGGCTGTCGGGGTTGGCGAGGTCGATGTCGGACAAGCTCATTTCACGGGCCTCCTGAGCCGTGAGTGGAACACGTTCTAGTGGCTCCAGAAAGATCTGGCAAAGCCCCGATAATTCAAATAGTTGAATCGATTCGGGGCTGCTCGGGAACGCCTGCA of bacterium contains these proteins:
- a CDS encoding cytochrome P450, whose protein sequence is MTQYEDLRHVSRHPEIYSSALGATNIEDRDEATLAGMRLIMINMDPPQHVKFRRIVQRGFTPQMIQKQEAYLRDLAKRIVDPVAPRGEAEFVEDLAAELPLQVICELVGTPEEERRRIFEISNKMIGFDDPEFNTNVEEAGLASAELAGIAMQLAERYKNEPSDNLTYKLLNAEVDGERLMEAEFCWFFLTLARMIHEGP